TCCAAAATCAACAAGCCTGATATAGACTCTGGCTATACTCTGGATGATAATGCCCGTGCCCTGATTGTGGCCTGCAGACATTATGAACTGAACAGAGATGAATCAGATCTTACCTTAATTTCAACTTATCTGAATGTCATCAAGTTTTGCCAGCAACCAGACGGAAGTTTCCTTAATTATGTGGACAGGCAAAAGAAATTTGCCCAACAGAATTATGAAACCAACCTTGAAGACTCTAACGGAAGGGCCATCTGGGCATTAGGCTATTTGCTTTCTATAAAAGAGATTTTACCACAGTTCTATTATGATGAAGCGGATTCTATCATTGAAAAAAGTCTTTCCTCTGTAGAAAAAATTCATTCCACCAGGGCAATGGCCTTTATTATAAAAGGATTACATTATCAGAACTCTGAAAACAATATTCCATTATTAAAAAAACTGGCCGACCGGCTGGTAAAAATGTATCAGCATGAAAAACATAGTGATTGGCATTGGTTTGAAAGTTACCTTACCTATGGCAACAGTTTACTGCCGGAAGCTTTATTATGTGCGTGGATTACCACCAAAGACGAAATTTATAAACAAATTGCGGATGAATCTTTCCGGTTTCTGCTTTCTAAAATATTTGCGGAAGGAAATATTAAAGTGATATCCAACAAAGGATGGCTGCAAAAAGAAATTATTAAAAATCCTGAAACAATTGGCGGAGAGCAGCCCATTGATGTTGCTTATACAATTCTGGCATTATCTACGTTCTACAAAGTTTTTAAGGATGAAAAATATTTACAGATGATGAAAGATGCCTTTAACTGGTTTCTGGGGAAGAATCATTTACATCAGATCATCTATAACCCTGCTACAGGAGGCTGCTATGATGGTCTTGAAGAAAAAAATGTTAATCTCAATCAGGGAGCAGAATCTACAGTAAGTTATCTCATGGCCAGACTCTGTTTTCCCCAATAGCAATTCTTAACGACTGCTGCCATCGGATATTTCTGATTAATCTGAAATTTGAAGAAGTACGTATTTAAGGTACTATCGTAATGAAAAGATAGATTAAAAATATAGCGATCAGTACAATTCCCTGCATGATATTGGTTCTGCCTGTTGCCAGTGAAACGGTAATAATAAAAAGTGATAATCCCAGAAGTATCGTGGATTTGATATCAATCCCTAATGACATTCTTATCCCGGTCATTACCGATATAATGGCAATGGCAGGAATGCTCAGGCCAATACTTGCTAAAGCAGAACCAAAAGCAAGATTTAAAGATGTCTGTATCTGATCACTTTTTGCAGCCCTGAATGCAGCCAATCCTTCCGGAAGGAGAACAATACCGGCAATAATAATACCTACCAGAGATCTTGGAGCACCAACAGAAACTACAATATGCTCAACATCCTTTGAAAGAAGCTTTGCCAGCAAAACCACTATTCCCAGGGATAAGGTCAATAATATACAGCTGATATACAATTGTCTTTGCGAAATCTTTTCTTGGCTATCCTTTACAGATTTGTTTGCAGACATCTTATTTTGCGGAGAAATGAAAAAACTCCGGTGCCTGAACGTCTGAATCATGGTAAACCCGAGATAAAGTCCCAAAGAAATCAAAGCTATAAAAAGCAGCTGAAAGGAGGTATATTCACCTCCGAGATGGCTTATTGTATAATTGGGCAGGATAAGCACAAAAATAATAACAGATGTAAGCGTTATTAGGGCCGTACTCACCCCCTGCAGTGTAAAGCTTTGTTCCCTATACCTTAGAGAGCCTATCACAATACAGCTCCCTATGATTCCGGTAAGGATAATCATCACTGCCGCAAAAACCGTATCTCTGGCAAGAGTGATGGTTTCTAAACCTTTGGCTCCCATCATGATGGAAATAATCAACCCAACCTCTATTACGGTAATGGCAAATGCCAGAAGTAAGGTTCCGAAGGGCTCTCCCAAACGATGGGCTATCACTTCGGAATGGTAAACTGCCGCAAGAACACTTCCCATTAGAAATAAAGCGAGAATCGCAGAGTAATACCCTGAAGAAAAAACAGAGTTTCCAAAATAAGAGAGCCACGCCAGAAAGGGAACTAAAAATGTCCACATCCCTAAATATTTTTTTGTATTCATAAAAACAGTACTAATTTTTTACAATTGAATTGTCCTTTAGAGAAAATCAAAAGGGTTTATATTTCCTTTTTTGAAAACAGCTTCGATTACCCGTTTGAAGCAGCTTAAAGACATTATATCAGAAAAATCAGATGGTAAAAAGAAGAAATAGGTCAGAACTTAAAGTTTTCAATTGGCAGCTCAATGCAGTTATGCAGCAAGGTACAAATTATCAATCACTTATTTAGAATTATATAGAAAACATTTTACACCGGAGCTTTTGTTTCAGAGCTAAAAATAATCCGGAAAATCTGCAAAAGTGTGATATGTGCAACATAAAAAAAGCAATCTGTAATACAATAGATTATAAAACACCCAACTTTGTATTGTAGCAATTAAGCTACATTAAAATCCACATTATGGACACCAACCCTAATAAAAGTGACAAATCTTTCAAAATTCCAAAGGACTGGAATGTACAGTCAAAACAACTGAGAGAAAAATTTTCAACATTAACGGATTATGACCTGAAGCTTGAAGAAGGCAAGGAAAAAGAAATGCTTGAAAGAATTGGAAACAGACTCAGAAAAAACCGTGAAGAGGTTCTTAATATTATCAAAGAAATTAATCTTTCATAAATTGTTTCAGGAAAGTTAAAACCTATGAGAAAGGTATATTTATCAAAAAGTTTTAACTGAAAAAGGGATGGAAAATTAAACAGTTCTGTCCCTTTTATTTATAATATCCCCACTCTTTCACCTTTAACCGAACTGTGATGAATCATAAAGAACTTGAAAAATCAAAAGTATATATTACCCGCCAGATTGTAGGCTATATTTCAAATTCTGTTGTCAGCAGAACACTACTGGAAAAAATAACCGGCAATATCTGTGCACTTTCGTTTGATGACAAGGAAGGACTATCAGAAAAAATATCTCCTTTTGATGCTGCTGTGCAGATTATCGAGGGTAAAGCAGAAATCATTATAGACGGAGCATCTTATTTTTTAGAAGAAGGTGAATGCATTATAATTCCTGCCCATAAATCCCATTCGATAAAAGGAAATAAACGCTTTAAAATGATATTAACAATAATAAAAAGCGGCTATGAATAAAGTAGATACCATATCATTTCTAACAAAAAAGATATTAAAAAAAACGATTGAAATTCAAAAAGAATT
This region of Chryseobacterium vaccae genomic DNA includes:
- a CDS encoding cupin domain-containing protein yields the protein MNHKELEKSKVYITRQIVGYISNSVVSRTLLEKITGNICALSFDDKEGLSEKISPFDAAVQIIEGKAEIIIDGASYFLEEGECIIIPAHKSHSIKGNKRFKMILTIIKSGYE
- a CDS encoding calcium:proton antiporter; this encodes MNTKKYLGMWTFLVPFLAWLSYFGNSVFSSGYYSAILALFLMGSVLAAVYHSEVIAHRLGEPFGTLLLAFAITVIEVGLIISIMMGAKGLETITLARDTVFAAVMIILTGIIGSCIVIGSLRYREQSFTLQGVSTALITLTSVIIFVLILPNYTISHLGGEYTSFQLLFIALISLGLYLGFTMIQTFRHRSFFISPQNKMSANKSVKDSQEKISQRQLYISCILLTLSLGIVVLLAKLLSKDVEHIVVSVGAPRSLVGIIIAGIVLLPEGLAAFRAAKSDQIQTSLNLAFGSALASIGLSIPAIAIISVMTGIRMSLGIDIKSTILLGLSLFIITVSLATGRTNIMQGIVLIAIFLIYLFITIVP